A genomic stretch from Sinorhizobium terangae includes:
- the exbB gene encoding tonB-system energizer ExbB: MSHRTRPQLSVLFAATLAISLAGAVSAGFAQTIQQDPSAAVAGQAQGAAAPAVTAPTAGESQANFTAPPELPAPVDAPTPGASGNPVLPHDLSPLGMFLAADIVVKSVMIGLALASVITWAIFLVKTIELIGAKSRLNRAVRMLSAANGLADVKAALDRKAGVAAEMVAAADDEMARSEAVLDHAPASGTKERVSSLLGRIEVRAGKRMSGGTGILASIGSVGPFVGLFGTVWGIMNSFIGISKAQTTNLAIVAPGIAEALLATAIGLVAAIPAVVIYNYFARSVGGYKLILADAAAAVERLVSRDLDHRHMRRTQPHRRDGHVDASIARIG; the protein is encoded by the coding sequence ATGTCACACCGGACCCGGCCGCAATTGAGTGTGTTGTTTGCGGCAACGCTCGCCATTTCACTTGCCGGAGCGGTTTCGGCAGGCTTCGCCCAAACAATACAGCAAGATCCCTCCGCCGCGGTTGCCGGGCAGGCGCAGGGCGCGGCGGCGCCCGCCGTTACGGCACCTACTGCCGGCGAGAGCCAAGCGAATTTCACCGCGCCGCCGGAACTGCCTGCACCTGTCGACGCCCCGACGCCGGGCGCTAGCGGAAACCCAGTCCTTCCGCACGATCTTTCGCCGCTCGGCATGTTTCTCGCCGCCGATATCGTCGTCAAGAGCGTGATGATCGGCCTGGCGCTGGCATCCGTCATCACATGGGCGATCTTCCTGGTGAAGACGATAGAGCTCATTGGCGCAAAATCGCGGTTGAACCGCGCGGTGCGGATGCTCTCCGCAGCGAACGGGCTCGCCGACGTCAAGGCCGCGCTTGACCGCAAGGCGGGCGTTGCCGCGGAAATGGTGGCGGCGGCTGATGACGAAATGGCCCGTTCGGAGGCGGTTCTGGACCACGCCCCGGCTAGCGGTACCAAGGAGCGCGTGTCGTCGCTGCTCGGCCGTATCGAGGTTCGTGCCGGCAAGCGGATGAGCGGTGGCACCGGCATTCTGGCCTCAATCGGCTCGGTTGGTCCCTTCGTCGGGCTGTTTGGCACGGTCTGGGGAATCATGAATTCGTTTATCGGCATCAGCAAAGCGCAGACGACCAACCTCGCCATCGTCGCGCCCGGTATCGCCGAGGCTTTGCTGGCAACGGCCATTGGTCTCGTCGCGGCCATCCCCGCGGTGGTGATCTACAACTACTTCGCCCGGTCTGTAGGCGGCTACAAGCTGATACTGGCGGATGCGGCGGCCGCAGTGGAGCGATTGGTGAGCCGGGACCTCGACCATCGGCACATGCGCAGGACCCAGCCGCACAGGCGCGACGGCCATGTCGACGCTTCGATAGCCAGGATCGGATAA
- the exbD gene encoding TonB system transport protein ExbD — protein MAAKISESGGDLDENSEINVTPFIDVMLVLLIIFMVAAPLATVDMKVDLPQSVAKPAPRDDKPVFVTLKADLTLAIGNEKTARESFVSELNRMTNGNTETRVLLRADRLVDYGELMTVMNLIRGAGYGKIALVGLEAAPAR, from the coding sequence ATGGCGGCAAAGATATCTGAAAGTGGCGGCGATCTCGATGAGAACAGCGAGATCAACGTAACACCCTTCATCGACGTCATGCTCGTCCTGCTGATCATCTTCATGGTTGCTGCACCCTTGGCGACCGTCGACATGAAGGTCGATCTGCCGCAATCCGTGGCCAAGCCCGCGCCAAGAGACGACAAGCCGGTTTTCGTGACGCTGAAGGCAGACTTGACGCTGGCAATCGGCAACGAGAAAACGGCCCGCGAGAGCTTCGTTTCCGAACTCAACCGGATGACGAACGGGAACACGGAAACACGCGTGCTGCTGCGCGCGGATCGTCTGGTCGATTACGGCGAGCTGATGACGGTCATGAATCTCATTCGAGGCGCGGGCTACGGCAAGATCGCGCTTGTCGGTCTCGAGGCGGCGCCCGCGCGGTAG
- a CDS encoding protein-L-isoaspartate O-methyltransferase family protein has protein sequence MNFEAARNKMVDNQVRTTDVTSHSVLSAFLSVPREEFVPAKLKELAYIDADIELVGGAEPRYLMEPSPLAKLLQLAGISKSDVVLEIGCGTGYASALLSLIAGSVVALESDEGLAATATATLARLGYDNIAVVTGNLAEGYAAESPYDVIFINGAVETIPEGLFGQLRDGGRLVTVEGFSNASRAKLYVRGFGRVSERSDFNTAVKPLPGFRRERSFVF, from the coding sequence ATGAACTTCGAAGCAGCGCGCAATAAGATGGTGGACAATCAGGTCCGGACCACGGACGTGACCTCCCATTCGGTCCTGTCCGCCTTCCTTTCCGTGCCTCGCGAGGAGTTCGTGCCCGCGAAATTGAAGGAACTGGCCTACATCGATGCCGACATCGAACTCGTTGGCGGGGCCGAGCCACGCTATCTGATGGAGCCATCGCCGCTCGCGAAGCTGTTGCAGCTCGCCGGAATTTCCAAGTCCGATGTCGTGCTTGAGATCGGCTGCGGGACGGGTTACGCCTCGGCACTGCTATCTCTGATTGCCGGCTCTGTTGTCGCACTGGAGAGCGACGAGGGGCTCGCCGCGACGGCGACGGCAACGCTCGCGCGCCTCGGCTATGACAACATTGCAGTGGTGACCGGCAACCTTGCCGAAGGCTACGCCGCAGAATCGCCCTATGATGTGATTTTCATTAATGGCGCGGTGGAAACGATCCCCGAGGGCCTTTTCGGGCAACTTCGCGACGGCGGGCGTCTCGTGACGGTGGAAGGATTTAGTAACGCATCTCGTGCGAAACTTTATGTGCGCGGATTCGGCAGGGTCTCGGAGCGGTCGGACTTTAACACGGCCGTTAAACCTCTTCCCGGATTTCGCCGCGAGCGTTCTTTTGTTTTCTGA
- the tolC gene encoding outer membrane channel protein TolC produces MVSIVRKAALWAAVSTSVLIAPHAALAETIAGAMAKAYANNPDLNAARAGLRATDEGVPIAKSGFRPQISASATGTLTRTDIEKTGTRDFHSGQIGISITQMIFDGFQTLNNVRAAESNVFSSRESLKANEIQILLAAAQAYANIARDQQVVSIRRQNLAFLREQLNASQARLEVGEGTRTDVSQAEAQLADAQSLLVSAIAQLKQSEAVYVQIVGAAPTGIRQPAPASKSMPRSLDQAVATGLRENPQILAAQYAVDSAGFQVKSAEGTMLPGVVLQGAVTRNTGNAGTGLDDTTASVTARLEVPIYQGGVEYGQIRQAKEVLGQQRILVDSARASVQQTVVSAYAQLDSALARITASRSQISAANLALEGVIEERKVGQRTTLDVLDSQQDVLDAQESLAGAQRDAVVASYSLLAAMGRLTVKTQGLAVAEYRSEEHYEAVKDKWFGLRTVDGR; encoded by the coding sequence ATGGTGTCGATTGTCCGCAAAGCAGCCTTGTGGGCGGCTGTCTCGACCAGTGTACTGATCGCGCCGCACGCGGCGCTCGCAGAGACGATCGCCGGCGCAATGGCCAAGGCCTATGCGAACAACCCAGATCTCAATGCCGCACGTGCCGGCCTTCGCGCCACCGATGAAGGAGTTCCGATCGCCAAGTCCGGATTCCGGCCTCAGATTTCGGCCTCTGCGACGGGTACGCTAACCCGCACTGACATCGAGAAAACCGGCACGCGCGATTTTCACAGCGGGCAGATCGGTATCAGCATCACCCAGATGATTTTCGACGGGTTTCAGACACTGAACAACGTCAGAGCCGCTGAATCGAATGTCTTTTCCAGTCGTGAATCGCTGAAGGCGAATGAAATCCAGATCCTTCTTGCGGCAGCGCAGGCCTACGCCAATATCGCGCGCGACCAACAGGTCGTTTCAATTCGCAGGCAGAACCTGGCGTTCCTGAGGGAACAGTTGAACGCCTCACAAGCTCGCCTCGAGGTAGGTGAAGGAACGCGCACGGACGTGAGCCAGGCGGAGGCCCAACTCGCCGACGCGCAGTCCTTGCTGGTAAGCGCGATCGCTCAGTTGAAGCAGAGCGAAGCGGTCTACGTGCAGATCGTTGGCGCGGCTCCGACAGGAATCAGGCAGCCAGCGCCGGCCAGCAAGAGCATGCCGAGATCCCTCGATCAGGCGGTGGCTACAGGCTTGCGGGAAAATCCGCAGATTCTGGCTGCGCAGTATGCTGTCGACTCGGCAGGCTTCCAGGTGAAGTCGGCCGAAGGCACGATGCTGCCCGGTGTCGTCCTCCAGGGGGCAGTAACCCGCAACACCGGAAATGCCGGGACAGGCCTTGACGATACGACAGCGAGCGTCACCGCTCGGCTGGAAGTGCCGATCTATCAGGGCGGCGTTGAATACGGGCAGATTCGTCAAGCCAAGGAAGTTCTGGGCCAGCAGCGGATCCTCGTCGATTCCGCGCGTGCTTCGGTTCAGCAGACCGTCGTTTCGGCCTACGCCCAGCTTGACTCCGCGCTTGCGCGAATTACCGCAAGCCGGTCGCAGATTTCTGCCGCCAACCTGGCGCTCGAGGGCGTCATCGAGGAGCGCAAGGTCGGTCAGCGCACGACCCTCGACGTTCTCGATTCGCAGCAGGACGTTCTGGACGCGCAGGAGTCGCTCGCCGGCGCACAGCGCGATGCCGTCGTGGCGAGCTATTCGCTGCTTGCCGCCATGGGCCGGCTGACGGTCAAGACGCAGGGTCTCGCCGTTGCCGAATATCGCTCCGAAGAGCACTACGAAGCCGTCAAGGACAAGTGGTTCGGTCTGCGGACCGTCGACGGCCGCTGA
- a CDS encoding PopZ family protein: protein MAQLNVAREPSMDEILASIRKIIENNEPGQIGSSVRQEFEDEAGDEIELTIDSEIEAVAFRASEEPRLSSNTPSYVSPAEATGDAAETQTSPQPPLSLADVAARVRAASERHAVNYAPKDQVGPAPMPPVQDNPVVTSRMAAISSPAAPVNAGARKVEDEAVRDVATERMVPEPSASSQATVREKVADSEETPLGAIVSPAVSRQVARSFKDLAHAVEQGPRRSFDEIAEAMLRPMLQEWLDDNLPTLVERLVREEIERVARGPRR from the coding sequence ATGGCACAGCTCAATGTCGCGCGTGAACCTTCGATGGACGAGATTCTGGCGTCCATTCGCAAGATCATCGAGAACAACGAGCCTGGGCAGATCGGATCCTCTGTCCGGCAGGAGTTCGAAGACGAAGCCGGTGACGAGATCGAACTGACAATCGACTCGGAAATCGAGGCCGTTGCGTTCCGCGCATCCGAAGAGCCTCGCCTTTCATCAAACACACCGTCATATGTGTCGCCGGCTGAAGCAACCGGCGATGCCGCAGAAACGCAGACTTCGCCGCAGCCACCGCTTTCGCTCGCCGATGTCGCGGCAAGGGTGCGAGCCGCTTCAGAACGTCACGCGGTGAACTATGCGCCAAAGGATCAGGTCGGCCCGGCCCCGATGCCTCCGGTGCAGGATAATCCGGTCGTCACCTCACGAATGGCGGCGATCTCTTCGCCGGCGGCCCCGGTGAACGCAGGCGCCAGAAAAGTGGAAGACGAGGCCGTCCGGGATGTTGCCACAGAACGGATGGTTCCCGAGCCCAGCGCGTCGTCACAGGCAACTGTTAGGGAGAAAGTGGCCGACAGCGAAGAAACGCCGCTGGGCGCTATCGTTTCGCCGGCCGTCAGCCGCCAGGTAGCGCGCTCATTCAAAGACCTTGCCCACGCAGTCGAGCAGGGCCCCAGGCGTTCCTTCGACGAGATTGCGGAAGCGATGCTTCGGCCGATGCTGCAGGAGTGGCTGGATGACAATCTGCCCACCCTGGTCGAGCGCTTGGTGCGCGAGGAAATCGAACGCGTCGCGCGCGGTCCTCGTCGCTGA
- a CDS encoding valine--tRNA ligase gives MLDKTYDSAAVDPRIAKKWDEENAFRAGAGAKPGADSFCIVIPPPNVTGSLHMGHALNNTLQDIMVRFERMRGKDVLWQPGMDHAGIATQMVVERQLAQRQLPGRREMGREAFVEKVWEWKAESGGLIFNQLKRLGASCDWSRERFTMDEGLSEAVIEVFVSLYREGLIYRDKRLVNWDPKLQTAISDIEVEQVEVNGHLWHLRYPLEEGVTYRHPVAFDEDGNATEWEIRDYLVVATTRPETMLGDTGVAVHPDDVRYKGIVGKHAILPIVGRRIPIVADEYPDPATGTGAVKMTPAHDFNDFDVGKRRGLRQVNVLTADGRITIKNNDDFLEGLDHPAALHGAWDELEGKDRFEARRLIVEILEEAGLVDHIEPHRHAVPHGDRGGVPIEPRLTEQWYVDAKTLAKPAIAAVKEGRTSFVPKNWEKTYFEWMENIQPWCISRQLWWGHQIPAWYGPDGQVFVEKTEEEALHAAIQHYLAHEGPMKAYVEDLLENFKPGEILTRDEDVLDTWFSSALWPFSTLGWPNETPELERYYQTDVLVTGFDIIFFWVARMMMMGLHFMKDADGTPVEPFHTVYVHALVRDKNGQKMSKSKGNVIDPLELMDEYGADALRFTLAIMAAQGRDVKLDRARIAGYRNFGTKLWNATRFAEMNGVANSEGFIPEATALTINRWILTELSRTIRDVSEAIEGYRFNEAAGGLYRFVWNQFCDWYLELLKPVFNGDDQEAKRESQACVAYVLDEIYKLLHPFMPFMTEELWEKTAGPGRERETLLCHTEWPSAFYADDAAADEINWLIDLVSGIRSVRAEMNVPPAATAPLVIIGANGLTSERLDRHASAIKRLARVESIEHAAVAPRGSAQIVIAEATACLPLGNLIDLSAEKIRLEKAIAKVEVERERILGKLANEKFVANAKAELVEAERERLIELDLQKDSLGVALSRVSEAG, from the coding sequence ATGCTTGATAAGACCTACGATTCCGCAGCCGTCGACCCGCGTATCGCCAAGAAGTGGGACGAAGAAAACGCGTTTCGTGCAGGCGCCGGCGCAAAGCCTGGCGCTGACAGCTTCTGCATTGTGATTCCGCCACCGAACGTGACTGGCTCGTTGCATATGGGCCACGCGCTGAACAACACGCTGCAGGACATCATGGTGCGTTTCGAGCGCATGCGCGGCAAGGATGTTCTCTGGCAGCCAGGTATGGACCACGCCGGCATCGCCACGCAGATGGTCGTCGAACGCCAACTCGCGCAGAGACAGCTGCCCGGCCGGCGCGAGATGGGACGCGAGGCCTTCGTCGAGAAGGTCTGGGAGTGGAAAGCCGAATCCGGTGGTCTGATCTTCAACCAGTTGAAGCGGCTGGGGGCATCGTGCGACTGGTCGCGCGAGCGCTTCACGATGGATGAAGGTTTGTCCGAAGCCGTCATTGAGGTTTTTGTCAGCCTGTATAGGGAAGGCCTGATCTATCGCGACAAGCGTCTCGTGAACTGGGACCCGAAGCTGCAGACGGCGATTTCGGATATCGAAGTCGAGCAGGTCGAGGTTAATGGCCATCTCTGGCACCTGCGGTATCCTCTCGAAGAGGGCGTCACCTATCGGCATCCGGTCGCATTCGATGAAGACGGCAACGCAACGGAATGGGAGATCCGCGACTATCTCGTCGTTGCCACGACGCGTCCGGAGACGATGCTCGGCGATACCGGCGTTGCGGTCCATCCGGATGACGTCCGCTACAAGGGTATTGTCGGCAAGCACGCGATCCTGCCGATCGTCGGGCGGCGGATCCCGATCGTTGCGGATGAGTACCCGGATCCGGCGACTGGTACCGGCGCGGTCAAGATGACGCCGGCCCACGACTTCAACGATTTTGATGTCGGCAAGCGGAGAGGGCTTCGCCAGGTCAACGTCCTGACTGCGGATGGACGGATCACGATCAAGAACAACGACGACTTCCTTGAAGGACTCGATCACCCGGCCGCGCTCCACGGCGCCTGGGATGAGCTCGAAGGCAAGGATCGTTTCGAGGCACGCAGGCTGATCGTCGAGATCCTCGAAGAGGCGGGGCTCGTCGATCACATCGAACCGCATAGGCACGCCGTGCCGCATGGCGACCGCGGTGGTGTACCGATCGAGCCGCGCCTGACCGAGCAATGGTATGTCGACGCCAAGACCTTGGCCAAGCCAGCGATCGCCGCGGTCAAGGAGGGCCGGACCAGCTTCGTTCCGAAGAACTGGGAAAAGACCTATTTCGAATGGATGGAGAACATCCAGCCCTGGTGCATTTCACGCCAGCTTTGGTGGGGGCATCAGATACCCGCGTGGTACGGTCCCGACGGCCAGGTCTTCGTCGAGAAGACCGAGGAAGAGGCGCTGCATGCCGCGATCCAGCATTATCTTGCGCATGAAGGGCCGATGAAGGCCTATGTCGAAGACCTTCTCGAAAACTTCAAACCGGGAGAAATCCTGACCCGCGACGAAGACGTTCTCGACACCTGGTTCTCGTCTGCCCTCTGGCCGTTTTCGACGCTCGGCTGGCCGAACGAGACGCCGGAACTCGAAAGATATTATCAGACCGATGTTCTGGTGACGGGCTTCGACATCATCTTCTTCTGGGTCGCCCGCATGATGATGATGGGCCTTCATTTCATGAAGGACGCCGACGGCACGCCTGTCGAGCCGTTCCACACTGTTTACGTCCATGCGCTCGTTCGCGATAAGAACGGCCAGAAGATGTCGAAGTCGAAGGGCAACGTCATCGATCCTTTGGAACTGATGGACGAATATGGCGCCGACGCGCTGCGCTTCACTTTGGCGATCATGGCGGCGCAGGGGCGTGACGTGAAGCTCGACCGGGCCCGCATTGCCGGCTACCGCAATTTCGGCACCAAGCTCTGGAACGCCACGCGTTTCGCCGAAATGAACGGCGTGGCGAACAGCGAAGGGTTCATTCCCGAAGCGACGGCGCTGACGATCAACCGCTGGATCTTGACCGAGCTTTCGCGAACGATCCGCGACGTCAGTGAAGCAATCGAGGGCTACCGCTTCAATGAGGCGGCCGGTGGTCTCTATCGTTTTGTCTGGAATCAGTTCTGCGACTGGTATCTCGAACTGCTGAAGCCGGTCTTCAACGGCGACGACCAGGAGGCCAAACGGGAGTCGCAGGCCTGCGTCGCTTACGTGCTGGACGAGATCTACAAGCTCTTGCATCCCTTCATGCCCTTCATGACGGAGGAGCTTTGGGAGAAGACTGCTGGCCCCGGACGCGAGCGTGAGACACTGCTGTGCCACACGGAATGGCCCTCCGCCTTCTACGCGGATGACGCTGCAGCCGATGAAATCAACTGGTTGATCGATCTCGTCTCCGGCATTCGATCGGTGCGCGCCGAAATGAACGTTCCGCCGGCGGCGACGGCACCGCTGGTGATCATCGGTGCAAATGGACTGACGAGCGAGCGGCTCGACCGGCACGCCTCGGCGATAAAGCGCCTGGCAAGAGTGGAAAGCATCGAGCATGCGGCGGTGGCGCCGCGCGGCAGCGCCCAGATCGTCATCGCCGAAGCGACCGCCTGCCTTCCGCTCGGCAACCTTATCGATCTTTCAGCAGAGAAAATCCGGCTGGAGAAAGCAATCGCCAAGGTCGAGGTCGAGCGCGAGAGAATTCTCGGCAAACTCGCCAACGAGAAGTTCGTCGCCAATGCGAAGGCCGAATTGGTCGAGGCAGAGCGCGAAAGATTGATCGAGTTAGATCTGCAAAAGGATTCGCTCGGGGTCGCTCTCAGCCGCGTGTCGGAAGCGGGTTAA
- a CDS encoding OmpP1/FadL family transporter: MAQGGMKKGILAVVAGMLVVSAAHAGGLERSGYNIDLLFDPSDYAAEATATYVNPQRELKNVKDTDTTTGLAPVGSPAFGSGGGNLNNRPNSVEDTESYWAPRIGVKAALGDSIDCMADYSQPWGAHTNPGQNWAGANNNIETKVESDNYAATCSYKWDMGPGIVRVIGGAFYQDVGGFKERLVQDFSGVPPILTGGLSGVGRLDLDGDGWGWRTGVAYEIPEYAMRASLVYNSAVDLDNLAGTIDLRDVRGPAPVNFYGVSGSASMPDSLELKVQSGIAPGWLAFGSVKWTDWSQLQVLEFCPAGGGSVAQPCTTLDLLYRDGWTVTGGIGHKFNDQWSGAVSVTWDRGTSHGYGSQTDTWTFGTGVSYAPTQNVELRLAGVVGIMTSGSSGPVTFDGQVIGDDVSYDFDNDFVGAISTSLKVKF; the protein is encoded by the coding sequence ATGGCTCAAGGTGGAATGAAGAAGGGCATTTTGGCGGTCGTCGCCGGAATGCTCGTGGTATCGGCTGCGCATGCTGGGGGGCTTGAGCGCAGCGGATATAATATCGATCTGCTGTTCGATCCGTCAGACTATGCCGCCGAAGCGACGGCAACGTATGTTAATCCACAGCGTGAATTGAAGAATGTTAAGGATACGGATACGACAACGGGACTTGCGCCTGTCGGTTCTCCGGCTTTCGGCTCCGGTGGCGGTAACCTGAATAATCGTCCAAATAGCGTCGAGGACACGGAAAGTTATTGGGCGCCCCGCATCGGCGTAAAGGCTGCTTTGGGTGACAGTATTGACTGTATGGCGGACTACTCGCAGCCTTGGGGCGCCCACACCAATCCCGGCCAAAACTGGGCCGGCGCCAACAACAACATCGAAACGAAGGTCGAGAGCGATAACTACGCGGCAACATGCTCCTACAAATGGGACATGGGACCTGGCATAGTTCGCGTTATTGGCGGTGCCTTCTACCAAGACGTTGGCGGCTTCAAGGAACGGCTTGTGCAGGATTTCAGCGGCGTACCGCCGATCCTGACCGGCGGCCTTTCCGGCGTTGGCAGGCTTGACCTAGACGGTGATGGTTGGGGTTGGCGGACTGGCGTCGCTTACGAAATCCCGGAATACGCAATGCGAGCAAGCCTCGTATATAATAGCGCCGTCGATCTGGACAACCTTGCCGGCACCATTGACCTGCGGGATGTCCGTGGTCCAGCGCCAGTAAACTTTTACGGTGTATCCGGCTCGGCTTCGATGCCGGATTCGTTGGAGTTGAAGGTCCAGTCCGGCATCGCACCTGGTTGGCTGGCATTTGGCTCGGTCAAATGGACGGACTGGAGCCAACTGCAGGTATTGGAATTCTGCCCGGCTGGCGGCGGGAGTGTTGCGCAACCGTGCACGACGCTCGACCTCCTTTATCGCGACGGCTGGACGGTCACCGGCGGTATTGGTCACAAGTTCAACGATCAGTGGAGCGGTGCAGTAAGCGTCACCTGGGATCGCGGGACGAGCCATGGATATGGCTCGCAGACCGACACTTGGACGTTCGGTACGGGGGTCTCCTATGCCCCGACACAGAACGTTGAGCTCCGCCTTGCCGGCGTCGTCGGGATCATGACCAGCGGAAGCTCGGGACCGGTCACATTCGACGGACAGGTCATCGGCGACGACGTGAGCTACGACTTCGACAACGATTTCGTAGGAGCAATCTCAACATCGCTAAAGGTCAAGTTCTGA
- the exoR gene encoding exopolysaccharide production regulator ExoR → MLAGEFKSLRVAVLGVSLAVGASTAGPARAFDPGAGVSKESGPFALFKFGFSAYKNGRKDEAVEAYRYAAEKGHTGSRWALANMYAYGDGVTENDLEAFKIYSEIAQQGVEPGSEDTGYFVNALISLAGYYRRGIPDSPVKVDLAQARQLYFQAASTFGVAEAQFQLARMLLSGEGGTVNVQQAKKWLNRARKNGHAGAMGVFGNVIFQEGQTVRGLAYMTAALDQCSPKDRPWLQSMQEQAFSLATEDDRRVAITMSQNMHLQADDD, encoded by the coding sequence ATGCTCGCGGGTGAATTCAAGTCGCTTAGGGTTGCGGTGCTCGGTGTGTCGCTGGCGGTTGGTGCCTCCACCGCGGGGCCTGCGCGAGCGTTCGATCCGGGAGCGGGCGTTTCCAAGGAATCAGGCCCGTTCGCCCTCTTCAAGTTCGGCTTTTCCGCTTACAAGAACGGCAGGAAGGACGAGGCCGTCGAGGCCTATCGCTATGCCGCCGAAAAGGGTCATACCGGATCCCGCTGGGCACTGGCCAATATGTACGCCTATGGTGACGGGGTCACCGAAAACGATCTAGAGGCGTTCAAGATCTACAGTGAAATTGCCCAGCAGGGCGTCGAACCCGGGTCTGAAGACACGGGTTATTTCGTCAATGCGCTGATTTCGCTGGCCGGCTACTATCGACGCGGCATTCCCGACAGCCCGGTGAAGGTCGATTTGGCGCAGGCGCGGCAGTTGTATTTCCAGGCGGCATCGACGTTTGGTGTCGCGGAGGCGCAGTTCCAACTGGCGCGGATGCTGCTTTCGGGCGAGGGCGGCACCGTCAATGTTCAACAGGCCAAAAAGTGGTTGAACCGCGCACGCAAGAATGGCCATGCCGGAGCCATGGGCGTCTTCGGAAACGTCATCTTTCAGGAAGGCCAGACCGTTCGTGGCCTCGCCTACATGACCGCGGCGCTCGACCAGTGTTCGCCGAAGGACAGGCCCTGGCTGCAGTCGATGCAGGAGCAGGCTTTCTCGCTGGCGACCGAAGACGATCGCCGCGTGGCGATCACCATGTCGCAGAACATGCACCTGCAGGCTGACGACGACTAG
- the xth gene encoding exodeoxyribonuclease III has translation MKIATWNINGAKARLDGLVAWLKESNPDIACLQEIKSVDEAFPRSEIEALGYHVETHGQKGFNGVALLSKLRPDEVTRGLPGDDMDEQARFIEGVFSVKDGAIRVCCLYLPNGNPVDSEKYPYKLAWMQRLAAFAEQRLRLEEPLILAGDYNVIPEAHDCWDVKVWQNDALFLPQTRAAFRRLRNLGFTDAVRATSDEVPLYSFWDYQAGCWPKNFGIRIDHLMMSPEAADKLVSTSIEKHVRSWEKPSDHVPVAGEFAFELA, from the coding sequence ATGAAGATTGCCACCTGGAACATCAACGGCGCCAAGGCGCGCCTCGACGGCCTCGTCGCCTGGCTGAAGGAATCGAACCCGGACATCGCCTGCCTGCAGGAAATCAAGTCAGTGGACGAGGCATTTCCGAGGAGTGAGATCGAAGCGCTCGGGTACCACGTCGAAACGCACGGCCAGAAGGGCTTCAACGGCGTTGCACTGCTCTCGAAATTGCGGCCGGACGAGGTCACTCGCGGCCTGCCGGGAGACGATATGGACGAGCAGGCACGCTTCATCGAGGGCGTTTTCTCGGTCAAGGACGGCGCGATCCGCGTATGCTGCCTTTACCTGCCGAACGGAAATCCCGTCGACAGCGAAAAATATCCCTACAAGCTTGCCTGGATGCAGCGTCTTGCGGCCTTCGCGGAGCAGAGGCTGAGGCTCGAAGAACCGCTCATCCTCGCCGGCGACTACAACGTCATCCCGGAAGCCCACGATTGCTGGGACGTCAAGGTATGGCAGAACGACGCGCTCTTCCTGCCGCAAACGCGGGCGGCTTTCCGGCGTCTTCGCAATCTCGGATTCACGGACGCAGTGCGCGCCACCTCGGACGAGGTGCCGCTTTATTCATTTTGGGACTATCAGGCCGGATGCTGGCCGAAAAATTTCGGCATTCGCATCGATCACCTGATGATGTCGCCCGAAGCTGCCGACAAGCTCGTGTCCACGTCGATAGAAAAACACGTGCGCTCTTGGGAAAAACCGTCCGACCACGTCCCCGTCGCGGGCGAATTCGCCTTCGAACTGGCGTAG